In the Malania oleifera isolate guangnan ecotype guangnan chromosome 1, ASM2987363v1, whole genome shotgun sequence genome, one interval contains:
- the LOC131163692 gene encoding protein BASIC PENTACYSTEINE6-like, whose product MDRLTMKSFFNILAERDAAIYERNLALAEKKAALAERDMALVERDAALSERDSAIIERDNAIAALQYHDNFINGSNLAHVHTLHVNGIPRAAKSLHNHQQTHHHLLPHPYNEAYSPKEFPVSETSPVSAVASENIKHGTIKRSKNSSKRVKTEAEHLSKQVTIASSHGWENGQDPGIKWEDLSRELGVPKHEWRDNLGLNQVNFDESSMPAPVCSCTGEVQQCYKWGNGGWQSACCTTTMSMYPLPQMPNRRHTRVSGRKMSGSAFTKLLSRLAAEGHDLSIPLDLKDHWAKHGTNRYVTIK is encoded by the exons ATG GACCGGTTAACTATGAAGTCATTCTTCAACATTCTGGCCGAGAGAGATGCTGCCATCTATGAACGAAACCTGGCGTTGGCTGAGAAAAAAGCAGCTCTGGCTGAACGAGACATGGCGCTTGTGGAGCGAGATGCAGCACTTTCTGAGCGTGACAGTGCCATAATTGAAAGGGACAATGCCATTGCTGCTCTCCAATACCATGACAATTTCATCAATGGCAGTAACCTTGCCCATGTGCATACTCTGCATGTGAATGGAATCCCCCGTGCAGCAAAATCCTTGCATAACCACCAGCAAACGCACCATCATCTTCTCCCTCACCCCTACAATGAAGCTTACAGTCCGAAGGAATTCCCTGTAAGCGAAACCTCTCCAGTTTCTGCGGTTGCTTCTGAGAACATAAAGCATGGGACAATTAAGCGATCAAAGAATTCATCCAAAAGGGTTAAAACTGAGGCAGAACATCTGAGCAAGCAAGTTACGATTGCCTCTTCACACGGGTGGGAAAACGGGCAAGACCCTGGTATTAAGTGGGAAGATCTAAGCCGGGAGCTTGGGGTGCCAAAGCACGAATGGAGGGATAATCTGGGTCTGAACCAAGTGAATTTTGACGAGTCTTCCATGCCGGCACCGGTTTGCTCCTGCACTGGAGAAGTCCAACAGTGCTACAAGTGGGGGAATGGGGGGTGGCAGTCCGCCTGTTGCACCACCACTATGTCGATGTATCCGCTGCCGCAGATGCCAAATCGGCGGCACACTCGGGTCAGTGGCCGGAAAATGAGTGGAAGTGCCTTCACCAAGTTGCTTAGCAGGCTTGCTGCAGAGGGTCATGACCTATCAATACCTCTTGATCTGAAGGACCACTGGGCCAAGCATGGCACCAACCGGTATGTGACCATCAAGTAG